A genomic window from Halogeometricum borinquense DSM 11551 includes:
- the serS gene encoding serine--tRNA ligase: MISRQFLRENPETVREALRSKGVDDVDLDHILEVDEEWRSLKKRGDDLRHERNETSSKIGELKAEGKDEEAQEAIERSQELKSELAEVEDRADELEAELEERLLELPQIPHDDVPVGEDESENVERRREGFDDLRELPDEVIPHYDLGEELDILDFERGAKVTGGGFYFAKGDGARLEHALIQFMMDVHREQGYVDLFPPIPVNSQSMTGTGQFPKFTEDAYRIGKANGKERDDDDLWLCPTAEVPVTNMYRDEILLDDDLPVKHQAYTPNFRREAGEHGTETRGIVRVHQFNKVEMVNFVRPENSYEQFEELLDEAEEVLRRLELPYRILEMCTGDLGFTQAKKYDIEVWAPGDDMEDGPEEGGRWLEVSSVSNFEDFQARRAGLRYRPERHESAEYLHTLNGSGLAIPRVVVAIMEYYQNDDGTVTVPEALRPYMGGTEVIEGHDPVGESAVGAGKKD; the protein is encoded by the coding sequence ATGATTAGTAGGCAGTTCCTCCGAGAGAACCCGGAGACGGTACGGGAGGCGCTCCGCAGCAAGGGAGTCGATGACGTGGACTTAGACCACATCCTCGAGGTAGACGAGGAGTGGCGGTCGCTGAAGAAACGCGGTGACGACCTTCGACACGAGCGCAACGAAACCTCCTCGAAGATTGGCGAACTGAAAGCCGAGGGGAAAGACGAGGAAGCACAGGAAGCGATCGAGCGCTCGCAAGAACTCAAATCGGAGTTGGCCGAAGTCGAAGACCGCGCGGACGAACTCGAAGCCGAATTGGAGGAGCGACTGCTCGAACTCCCGCAGATTCCCCACGACGATGTGCCTGTCGGTGAGGACGAGTCAGAGAACGTCGAACGCCGCCGCGAAGGGTTCGACGACCTGCGCGAGTTGCCCGACGAAGTGATTCCGCACTACGATTTGGGCGAGGAACTGGACATCCTCGACTTCGAACGCGGTGCGAAGGTCACCGGCGGCGGGTTCTACTTCGCGAAGGGCGACGGCGCGCGCCTCGAACACGCTCTCATTCAGTTCATGATGGATGTTCACCGCGAGCAGGGCTACGTGGACCTGTTCCCGCCCATCCCGGTGAATTCACAATCGATGACCGGGACCGGTCAGTTCCCCAAGTTCACCGAGGACGCCTACCGAATCGGTAAGGCGAACGGGAAGGAACGGGACGACGACGACCTGTGGCTCTGCCCCACGGCTGAGGTCCCCGTCACGAACATGTACCGTGACGAGATTCTCCTCGACGACGACCTGCCGGTGAAGCATCAGGCGTACACGCCGAACTTCCGACGCGAGGCGGGCGAACACGGGACGGAGACACGCGGTATCGTTCGCGTTCACCAGTTCAACAAGGTCGAGATGGTTAACTTCGTCCGCCCGGAGAACAGTTACGAACAGTTCGAGGAACTGCTGGACGAAGCCGAGGAGGTCCTTCGTCGCCTCGAACTCCCCTACCGAATCTTGGAGATGTGTACGGGTGACCTCGGCTTCACGCAGGCGAAAAAGTACGACATCGAGGTGTGGGCACCCGGCGACGACATGGAGGACGGTCCCGAAGAGGGCGGTCGGTGGCTCGAAGTGTCGTCGGTGTCGAACTTCGAGGATTTCCAAGCCCGACGCGCCGGACTTCGCTACCGCCCCGAACGCCACGAGTCGGCCGAGTATCTCCACACGCTGAACGGGTCGGGTCTCGCCATCCCGCGTGTCGTGGTCGCTATCATGGAGTATTACCAGAACGACGACGGCACCGTCACCGTCCCCGAAGCCCTTCGCCCGTACATGGGCGGCACCGAGGTTATCGAGGGCCACGACCCGGTCGGCGAGTCGGCCGTCGGCGCAGGCAAGAAAGACTAA
- a CDS encoding nuclear transport factor 2 family protein produces the protein MHSEDAAASGRQLVEAYYDAIDAGDYDRLASLLSPAFVHDRPDQTLSGRETFVSFMRDDRPETDTRHDVTATYRQTEGDGWVVRGRLLGADGDVRFTFVDVFTVGAGQSDSDASSDEARAGNGRVRRIETFAREK, from the coding sequence ATGCATTCGGAAGACGCCGCCGCGTCGGGACGGCAACTCGTCGAAGCCTACTACGACGCCATCGACGCGGGCGACTACGACCGCCTCGCGTCGCTACTCTCGCCCGCGTTCGTCCACGACCGCCCCGACCAGACCCTCTCAGGACGAGAGACGTTCGTCTCGTTCATGCGGGACGACCGCCCGGAAACAGACACGAGACACGACGTGACGGCGACCTACCGCCAAACCGAGGGCGACGGGTGGGTCGTTCGGGGCCGATTACTCGGGGCAGACGGCGACGTCCGCTTCACATTCGTGGACGTGTTTACTGTCGGAGCGGGACAGAGCGACTCGGATGCGAGCAGCGACGAAGCGCGAGCGGGTAACGGCCGGGTGCGACGAATCGAGACGTTCGCGCGGGAGAAGTAG
- a CDS encoding DUF367 family protein, which yields MSDSPSPSLHVRYEGDDDPAKCTARKLAKFDLAELHHSDRATPYGVVLNPHAERALSPEDSDTGTLVALDCSWESAGEAMFSLPGDHRALPYLVAANPVNFGRPMQLTTVEALAAALCIFGRDDHAERILSKFTWGHTFLELNEEPLRRYANCEDSTAIVEVQQEYLDRGD from the coding sequence GTGTCCGACTCTCCGTCCCCGAGCCTGCACGTCCGGTACGAGGGTGACGACGACCCGGCGAAGTGTACGGCGCGGAAGTTGGCGAAGTTCGATCTCGCTGAACTCCACCATTCGGACCGCGCGACACCGTACGGCGTCGTTCTCAACCCCCATGCGGAGCGCGCGCTCTCCCCCGAAGATTCCGATACGGGAACGCTCGTCGCGCTCGACTGTTCGTGGGAATCGGCCGGCGAGGCGATGTTCTCGCTTCCCGGCGACCACCGCGCGCTCCCGTATCTCGTCGCGGCAAATCCCGTCAACTTCGGGCGGCCGATGCAACTCACCACCGTCGAAGCCCTCGCGGCCGCCCTCTGTATATTCGGCCGCGACGACCACGCAGAGCGCATTCTCTCGAAGTTCACGTGGGGACACACGTTTCTCGAACTGAACGAGGAACCGCTCAGACGGTACGCCAACTGTGAGGACTCGACCGCTATCGTCGAGGTGCAGCAGGAGTATCTCGACCGCGGCGACTGA
- a CDS encoding NOG1 family protein, producing the protein MIFESLPTTPRSEELLDKAFSRAARSGRAKSGHEAQESMLQTASSILSDNLENVVTEWPDFGTVDPFYYELADAIVDVDELRQSLSEVTWASRQIAEIRSEYLSKMRKTDKDTARKHRKQAFARMADIMDEIEDDLLQIGEARDSLKGLPDIRPDEPAIVVAGYPNVGKSSFVNHVTRASNEIARYPFTTKGVQIGHFERDRIRYQIIDTPGLLDRPEEDRNDIEKQAVSALEHLADAALFVVDASGDCGYPLDAQLELRDAVEARFAERNVPVLTVCNKSDRSTDVEADYYMSVENEEGVEEVLTASVDAVAWSPDIPPSRQE; encoded by the coding sequence ATGATTTTCGAGTCCCTCCCGACGACACCGCGGTCGGAGGAGCTTCTCGACAAAGCCTTCTCTCGCGCCGCGCGGTCCGGTCGGGCGAAGTCGGGCCACGAGGCCCAAGAGTCGATGCTCCAGACGGCCTCGTCTATCCTCTCGGACAACTTGGAGAACGTCGTCACGGAGTGGCCCGACTTCGGCACCGTTGACCCGTTCTACTACGAACTGGCCGACGCGATAGTCGATGTTGACGAACTCCGACAGAGTCTTTCTGAAGTAACGTGGGCGAGCCGGCAGATTGCCGAGATCCGTAGCGAATATCTCTCGAAGATGCGGAAAACGGACAAAGACACGGCCCGAAAACACCGAAAGCAGGCGTTCGCCCGGATGGCGGACATCATGGACGAAATCGAAGACGACCTCCTGCAAATCGGCGAGGCCCGCGACTCGCTGAAGGGTCTGCCCGATATTCGCCCGGACGAACCCGCTATCGTCGTCGCCGGCTACCCGAACGTCGGCAAGTCGTCGTTCGTCAACCACGTCACCCGCGCTTCTAACGAAATCGCGCGATACCCGTTCACGACGAAAGGCGTTCAGATCGGCCACTTCGAACGCGACCGAATTCGTTACCAGATCATCGACACGCCCGGCCTGCTCGACAGACCCGAGGAAGACCGAAACGACATCGAGAAGCAGGCCGTCAGCGCCCTCGAACACCTCGCGGATGCCGCTCTGTTCGTTGTAGACGCAAGCGGCGACTGCGGCTACCCACTGGACGCGCAACTCGAACTCCGCGACGCCGTCGAAGCGCGGTTCGCGGAGCGGAACGTGCCCGTACTTACCGTCTGTAACAAGAGCGATCGCTCGACGGACGTTGAGGCGGACTACTACATGAGCGTCGAGAACGAGGAAGGCGTCGAGGAAGTCCTTACGGCGTCAGTCGATGCCGTCGCGTGGAGTCCGGACATCCCGCCTTCGCGGCAGGAATAG
- a CDS encoding SIMPL domain-containing protein produces the protein MQRRFKTFALPIALVTLVILSGCLAPLQSGGGTNAAQQAADAQSRTITVSGNGEVKAESDLAVLSVAVTATASSADEARAQVADRSETMRQALREAGVADDAVTTSHFRVRAQYNHNGKERNVTGYEAVHTYSIEVSPDRAGEVLDVAVGNGANEVQHVSFTLSEEARADLRNDALNAAMDSARTDADTLASAANLSITGVQSVSTSGGYHPVEPRMEYDTPAANSGTSFEPGPVTVSATVTVTYEAE, from the coding sequence ATGCAACGCCGATTCAAAACGTTCGCACTTCCGATTGCACTCGTGACGCTCGTCATCTTATCCGGGTGTCTCGCACCGCTACAGTCCGGTGGCGGCACAAACGCCGCACAGCAGGCAGCAGACGCACAGTCGAGAACCATCACGGTCTCCGGAAACGGCGAAGTGAAAGCCGAGTCCGACCTCGCGGTTCTGTCCGTCGCCGTGACGGCCACGGCGTCCTCCGCGGACGAGGCCCGTGCGCAGGTTGCAGACCGCTCTGAGACGATGCGGCAAGCCCTCCGCGAAGCAGGTGTCGCCGACGACGCGGTGACGACTTCGCACTTCCGCGTCAGGGCGCAGTACAACCACAACGGCAAGGAGCGGAACGTAACCGGCTATGAGGCCGTCCACACGTACAGTATCGAAGTGTCCCCCGACCGTGCGGGTGAGGTGCTGGATGTTGCCGTCGGCAACGGTGCCAACGAAGTCCAGCACGTCTCCTTTACGCTTTCCGAGGAGGCACGTGCCGACCTTCGTAACGACGCGCTGAACGCGGCGATGGACTCAGCGCGTACTGATGCCGATACGCTGGCATCGGCCGCAAACCTCTCCATCACGGGCGTCCAGTCGGTCTCCACCTCTGGCGGCTACCACCCTGTCGAACCGCGTATGGAGTACGACACGCCCGCCGCGAACAGTGGGACGTCCTTCGAACCCGGTCCGGTGACGGTGTCCGCGACAGTCACCGTGACGTACGAAGCCGAGTAA
- a CDS encoding TIGR00341 family protein, with the protein MRLVQVMIPTGKRNTVLELLDEEGIDYAVSDETSGRDYTAVVSFPLPTAAVEPVLERLREVGIERDAYTVVVDAETVVSERFEALEEQYEETKENGDRIAREELVATASELAPQLPSFVLLAVVSAVVATAGVLLDSPAVVVGSMVIAPLVGPAMATSIGTVVDDRELAIRGVKLQVLGGILAISSASLFAAALRFSGIVPLTAEEVFAIGEVRERLAPDVLSLVIALGAGAAGAMSISSGVSTALVGVMIAAALVPPIAVVGISIAWGQPLTMIGPLVLVLVNVLSINFVALIVLWQMGYRPQLWFREEEARSATLSRLAGLGAILLILSSVLVGVTYGTHRTSTFEAEAQNVVVTELPEETALISMDVEYEGFPFQTPSRVVVTVGYPPDETPPNVGDDIRPRINELAPKPFGPLGSADVRVEVRYVAVDQP; encoded by the coding sequence GTGCGACTCGTACAGGTGATGATTCCGACGGGAAAGCGGAACACCGTCCTCGAACTACTGGACGAGGAAGGGATCGATTACGCCGTCTCCGACGAGACGAGCGGACGAGACTACACCGCAGTCGTCTCGTTTCCCCTCCCGACGGCGGCCGTCGAACCCGTCTTGGAGCGACTGCGCGAGGTGGGCATCGAGCGCGATGCCTACACCGTCGTCGTGGACGCGGAAACGGTTGTCTCCGAACGCTTCGAGGCGCTCGAAGAGCAGTACGAAGAGACCAAGGAGAACGGCGACCGAATCGCCCGCGAGGAACTCGTCGCCACCGCCTCGGAGTTGGCCCCTCAACTCCCATCGTTCGTACTCTTAGCTGTCGTGAGTGCTGTCGTCGCAACCGCTGGCGTGCTACTGGACTCTCCGGCGGTCGTCGTCGGATCGATGGTCATCGCGCCGCTTGTCGGTCCCGCGATGGCGACAAGCATCGGGACCGTCGTGGACGATCGAGAACTGGCGATTCGGGGGGTGAAACTACAGGTACTCGGCGGAATACTCGCTATCAGTTCGGCGTCGTTGTTTGCCGCCGCACTCCGGTTTTCGGGTATCGTTCCGCTCACGGCCGAGGAAGTGTTCGCCATCGGAGAGGTACGAGAGCGCCTCGCACCAGACGTGCTTTCCTTAGTCATCGCCCTCGGCGCAGGTGCCGCAGGTGCGATGTCCATCTCCTCGGGCGTCTCGACGGCACTCGTCGGTGTGATGATCGCCGCGGCGTTGGTACCGCCGATAGCTGTCGTCGGCATCAGCATCGCGTGGGGACAACCGCTCACGATGATTGGCCCGCTCGTGTTGGTCCTCGTCAACGTCCTTTCTATCAACTTCGTTGCACTCATCGTCCTCTGGCAGATGGGCTACCGTCCGCAACTGTGGTTCCGCGAGGAGGAAGCCCGCTCAGCGACGCTCTCGCGTCTGGCTGGTCTCGGTGCGATTCTCCTGATCCTCTCGTCGGTGCTCGTCGGCGTCACCTACGGTACACACCGAACATCGACGTTCGAGGCGGAGGCGCAGAACGTTGTCGTGACCGAACTTCCCGAGGAAACCGCCCTGATCTCGATGGACGTAGAGTACGAGGGATTTCCGTTCCAGACGCCGAGTCGCGTCGTCGTGACCGTTGGATATCCACCGGATGAGACACCACCGAACGTCGGTGACGACATCCGGCCACGGATCAACGAACTCGCGCCGAAACCGTTCGGTCCGCTGGGAAGTGCCGACGTACGGGTCGAAGTGCGGTACGTCGCTGTTGACCAGCCCTGA
- a CDS encoding 5-formyltetrahydrofolate cyclo-ligase: protein MVKQDLRERIWDRMEAEGIARFPFPPHDRVPNFVGAEDAAERLAETDAYTEASVLKCNPDSPQLPLRRRALHDGKTVYLAAPRLRDKKPFLALDPAEIPPEEYDRAPTVSHAAEYARPVGPKDVPHVDLVVSGSVAVTETGTRVGKGEGYSDLEFAVLSELEAVDSETTVATTVHEVQVVGDDAVTPADHDVPMDIVCTPERTIRTETDQSRPDGVNWSALSAARIEEIPVLDRLRE from the coding sequence ATGGTCAAACAGGATCTCCGCGAGCGAATCTGGGACCGGATGGAGGCAGAGGGAATCGCACGATTCCCGTTTCCACCCCACGATAGAGTCCCGAATTTCGTCGGTGCCGAAGACGCCGCCGAACGCCTCGCCGAGACGGACGCCTACACCGAAGCGTCGGTGCTGAAATGCAATCCCGACTCGCCACAGTTACCGCTTCGACGGCGCGCTCTCCACGACGGCAAGACCGTCTACCTCGCCGCGCCGCGCCTCCGCGATAAGAAACCGTTTCTCGCGCTCGACCCGGCGGAGATTCCACCGGAGGAGTACGACCGCGCACCGACCGTTTCGCACGCTGCTGAGTACGCCCGCCCCGTCGGCCCGAAAGACGTGCCGCACGTCGATCTGGTGGTGTCGGGAAGCGTTGCCGTCACGGAGACGGGGACGCGCGTCGGAAAGGGTGAAGGCTACAGCGACTTGGAGTTCGCCGTGCTGTCGGAGTTAGAAGCGGTCGATTCGGAGACGACGGTTGCAACGACGGTTCACGAGGTGCAGGTCGTCGGCGACGACGCGGTGACACCGGCCGACCACGACGTGCCGATGGATATCGTGTGTACGCCAGAGCGGACGATTCGAACTGAGACGGATCAGTCGCGGCCCGATGGTGTAAACTGGTCTGCGCTCTCTGCAGCGCGTATCGAGGAGATTCCAGTCCTCGACCGCCTGCGCGAGTAA
- the engB gene encoding GTP-binding protein EngB has protein sequence MFEDRPNCQEVVLVGRSNVGKSTLMRELTGHSKFTTGKKPGVTRQPNHFDWSGEKFMFTDLPGFGFMSGVEEHRREEIKTDIVRYLESNADDILAGVLVVDGKSVVDIIDRHSGPDEIPHDVEMFHFLRELGVPVVVAVNKMDKVDDKDERLDELCDRLGLMPPWKQWSDVIAPICAKRGSIDPLYESLQTYFHEQKRDDLLKFVS, from the coding sequence ATGTTCGAAGACCGCCCGAACTGTCAGGAAGTCGTCCTCGTCGGGCGTTCCAACGTCGGGAAATCGACGCTAATGCGGGAGTTGACCGGCCACTCGAAGTTTACGACGGGAAAGAAACCCGGCGTGACGCGACAACCGAACCATTTCGACTGGAGCGGCGAGAAGTTCATGTTCACTGACCTGCCCGGGTTCGGATTCATGTCCGGCGTCGAGGAACACCGGCGCGAGGAGATCAAGACCGACATCGTCCGCTATCTCGAATCGAACGCCGACGACATCCTCGCGGGTGTCCTCGTCGTTGACGGCAAGAGCGTCGTTGATATCATCGACCGTCACTCCGGCCCGGACGAGATTCCGCACGACGTGGAGATGTTCCACTTCCTGCGCGAACTCGGTGTCCCGGTCGTCGTCGCCGTCAACAAGATGGACAAGGTGGACGACAAGGACGAACGGTTGGACGAACTCTGTGACCGCCTCGGGTTGATGCCGCCGTGGAAGCAGTGGTCGGACGTTATCGCACCCATCTGCGCGAAGCGGGGGAGCATCGACCCGCTCTACGAGTCGTTGCAGACGTACTTCCACGAGCAGAAACGCGACGACCTCTTGAAATTCGTCAGTTAG
- a CDS encoding DUF3179 domain-containing (seleno)protein: MSHQRRFDRRRVLSLVGSACAGLVAGCAAPRAGPTGDAGVGSRNARTESNGTVELESGPGPRNPDHVVENGFPRTLCDRPPVKNVGIRAVVGPAYARSWDEISVPEKYRLGAEVGDGLTAQSQVVGVERDGAARAYPLSVLWWHEVVNDDLNGPVLVTYCPLCQSGMVAKRVVDEQAATFRVSGHLWQPPRIYTEASVLDGRAFGASATESDAEVRNSGNLVLVDDATESYWSQLLARAVCGSASGTRLDILPSTVTTWDAWRDDHPKTDVLLPPPHSAVAREAERRQPR, translated from the coding sequence GTGTCTCACCAGCGCCGATTCGACCGGCGACGGGTTCTCTCACTAGTCGGGAGTGCCTGCGCTGGTCTGGTAGCCGGGTGTGCAGCACCTCGTGCGGGACCGACCGGGGACGCTGGAGTCGGATCGAGAAACGCTCGAACCGAGTCGAATGGGACGGTCGAACTTGAATCCGGTCCGGGGCCGAGAAATCCCGACCACGTGGTCGAGAACGGATTCCCGCGGACGCTTTGCGACCGACCGCCCGTCAAAAACGTGGGTATTCGCGCTGTCGTCGGCCCGGCGTACGCACGGAGTTGGGACGAGATCAGCGTTCCCGAGAAGTACCGACTCGGGGCCGAGGTCGGTGACGGACTCACTGCCCAAAGTCAAGTCGTCGGCGTCGAACGCGACGGCGCGGCGCGAGCGTATCCGCTCTCGGTGCTGTGGTGGCACGAAGTCGTCAACGACGACCTGAACGGCCCGGTGTTGGTGACGTACTGTCCTCTCTGTCAGTCGGGGATGGTTGCAAAACGTGTCGTTGACGAACAGGCCGCGACGTTCCGCGTGAGCGGACATCTGTGGCAACCGCCGCGCATCTACACCGAAGCGAGCGTGCTCGACGGACGAGCGTTCGGCGCATCCGCGACCGAATCTGACGCAGAAGTCCGAAATAGCGGGAATCTCGTGCTCGTGGACGATGCGACCGAGAGCTACTGGAGTCAGCTCCTCGCACGCGCGGTGTGTGGGTCCGCATCGGGAACCCGCCTCGATATCCTCCCCTCGACGGTGACGACGTGGGACGCGTGGCGAGACGACCATCCCAAAACTGACGTGCTACTCCCGCCGCCGCACTCGGCAGTGGCGAGAGAGGCTGAGCGACGACAACCGAGGTGA
- a CDS encoding NUDIX domain-containing protein, which produces MAHVVTCFVRNCGAVLLTLRSEETGTYSGRWAGISGYIEGDPDDAEADAWRELREETGLGEDDLELVRAGETVEVEDEEGSFVVHPFLFESDTRTVTTNEELAEIAWTDPTAIRNRPTVPRLWETWRRVAPTVETVRTDRTHGSAWISARALEALRDAAIEADDWAAVAKIGRELRDARPSMAAVCNRVNHVLSTSERTPESVATVAIRELDAAFESDEKAARTLVRRLRDAEVSGVATLSRSGTVSAALRKLDPTSLLAAESRPEREGVTVAETVAEETDAAVTVTTEAALPAALSRCETAVDAVVVGADAVHPDGSVVNKTGTSVLASAAQSAGVPVYVVAASDKVRPAGTASRDAADEMCAESPHEAVYDGDADVDVFAPTFERVSADLVDGLATEKGLLDAAAVRRVAVEHAEHAAWTD; this is translated from the coding sequence ATGGCACACGTCGTCACCTGTTTCGTCCGGAACTGCGGCGCGGTGTTGCTCACCCTTCGAAGCGAAGAAACGGGGACGTACTCGGGACGATGGGCGGGTATCTCCGGATACATCGAGGGCGACCCCGACGACGCGGAGGCGGACGCGTGGCGAGAACTCCGCGAGGAGACTGGTCTGGGAGAGGACGACCTCGAACTCGTCCGGGCGGGTGAGACGGTCGAAGTCGAGGACGAGGAAGGGTCGTTCGTCGTCCATCCGTTTCTGTTCGAGTCGGACACGAGAACGGTGACGACGAACGAGGAACTGGCCGAGATAGCGTGGACGGACCCGACCGCGATACGCAATCGACCGACTGTCCCGCGCCTCTGGGAGACGTGGCGACGCGTCGCCCCAACCGTTGAAACCGTGCGGACGGACCGAACGCACGGGTCGGCGTGGATTTCAGCGCGGGCACTCGAAGCGCTTCGAGACGCCGCTATCGAGGCCGATGACTGGGCGGCAGTGGCGAAGATTGGGCGCGAACTCCGCGACGCACGGCCGAGCATGGCCGCTGTCTGCAACCGCGTAAACCACGTTCTCTCGACTTCCGAGCGAACACCCGAATCGGTGGCGACGGTCGCAATCCGGGAACTCGATGCCGCATTCGAGTCGGACGAGAAGGCGGCGCGAACACTCGTCCGTCGTCTCCGCGATGCCGAGGTGTCGGGCGTAGCGACGCTCTCGCGGTCCGGAACCGTCTCAGCGGCGCTCCGGAAACTCGACCCCACGTCACTGCTCGCTGCTGAGTCCCGTCCCGAGCGAGAGGGCGTGACGGTGGCCGAAACAGTGGCCGAGGAGACGGACGCCGCGGTGACAGTTACAACCGAAGCGGCGCTTCCGGCAGCGTTATCGAGGTGTGAGACGGCTGTAGACGCCGTCGTCGTCGGTGCTGATGCGGTTCATCCGGACGGAAGCGTCGTCAACAAAACGGGAACGAGCGTGCTTGCGTCGGCGGCGCAGTCGGCCGGCGTCCCTGTCTACGTCGTCGCCGCCAGCGACAAAGTTCGACCTGCTGGCACAGCGTCGAGAGACGCGGCGGACGAGATGTGCGCGGAGTCACCACACGAAGCCGTGTACGACGGCGACGCCGACGTAGACGTGTTCGCGCCGACGTTCGAACGCGTCTCTGCCGACTTGGTGGACGGACTCGCTACGGAGAAGGGGCTACTGGATGCTGCTGCCGTGCGGCGCGTCGCGGTGGAACACGCCGAACACGCGGCGTGGACGGACTGA
- a CDS encoding metallophosphoesterase family protein, which translates to MPAELAVVSDTHIPSRAERIPDWVAERIRAADHVVHAGDFDSLDAYDRVVELAGGAANLTAVAGNIDPRSFDLPEVTTFDVEAVRFVVTHGSGPRAGYRDRVAATVHEVADSDAISISGHTHEVMDDVVDGVRLLNPGSATGAAPADETTMYTITVEGSDVSVTLHRE; encoded by the coding sequence ATGCCAGCCGAACTCGCCGTCGTCAGCGACACGCACATCCCCTCCCGCGCAGAGCGAATTCCAGACTGGGTTGCAGAACGGATTCGTGCGGCCGACCACGTCGTCCACGCGGGCGACTTCGATTCGCTGGACGCCTACGACCGGGTGGTCGAACTCGCCGGAGGCGCGGCGAACCTCACCGCCGTGGCAGGTAATATCGACCCGCGGTCGTTCGACCTGCCGGAAGTGACGACGTTCGATGTCGAAGCCGTTCGATTCGTCGTCACCCACGGGTCGGGACCGCGAGCGGGATACCGTGACCGCGTCGCCGCTACGGTCCACGAGGTGGCCGATTCGGACGCAATCAGTATTTCGGGGCACACTCACGAGGTGATGGACGATGTCGTAGACGGTGTTCGACTCCTGAATCCGGGGAGTGCGACGGGGGCTGCGCCGGCCGACGAGACGACGATGTACACGATTACCGTCGAAGGGTCGGATGTGTCGGTCACGCTGCACCGAGAGTGA
- a CDS encoding coenzyme F420-0:L-glutamate ligase — protein sequence MELFAVPDVPEIRPGDDLAAVIRDRADLREDDVVCVASTVVSKAEGRLFDLADFPAGPRAREIASNLEAVTGDEKDPRFAQAVLEESVELLMESPFLLTETRFGHVGVNAGIDRSNVPDNDLLLLPKRPAESAERIRAEIPADRVIVTDTCGRPFRHGQRGVALGWAGMSASRDWRGETDRDGRELGVTVESVVDELAAAANLVSGEGDDGTPVVVVRDFDWGDHDGSDKHFREIEGDFVRQALRGWEHE from the coding sequence ATGGAACTCTTCGCCGTCCCCGACGTGCCGGAGATTCGGCCGGGCGACGACCTCGCGGCGGTCATTCGTGACCGCGCGGACCTCCGCGAGGATGACGTTGTCTGCGTCGCCTCTACGGTCGTCTCGAAAGCCGAGGGTCGCCTGTTCGATCTTGCGGATTTCCCGGCGGGGCCACGCGCCCGCGAGATTGCATCGAATCTCGAAGCCGTTACCGGCGACGAGAAGGACCCACGGTTCGCGCAGGCGGTCCTCGAAGAGAGCGTCGAACTCCTGATGGAGTCGCCGTTCCTGCTGACGGAGACGCGATTCGGACACGTCGGCGTCAACGCCGGTATCGACCGCTCGAACGTTCCCGACAACGACCTGCTGTTACTCCCGAAACGTCCCGCAGAGAGCGCAGAACGCATCCGCGCGGAGATTCCCGCAGACCGCGTCATCGTCACCGACACCTGCGGGCGACCGTTCCGTCACGGACAACGCGGCGTTGCCCTCGGATGGGCCGGGATGAGTGCATCGAGAGACTGGCGCGGCGAGACCGACCGCGACGGCCGCGAACTCGGCGTTACGGTCGAGAGCGTCGTTGACGAACTCGCCGCGGCCGCGAATCTCGTGTCCGGTGAGGGCGACGACGGGACACCAGTGGTCGTCGTCCGCGACTTCGACTGGGGCGACCACGACGGGAGCGACAAACACTTCCGCGAAATCGAGGGCGACTTCGTCCGACAGGCGCTGCGAGGATGGGAACATGAGTGA